The DNA region CGCCAGTAAGATGCCTCTTCACGAAAGTGGTTTTACCTGCAATGCAAAAGCAGAATCACAAAACTCAGCCACAACCATTGCTAGCCAGGTGAAACTGAACGACAAACGACCGGAGACAGCGAGATATATCAATCTATAATCGTCATTTACGGCTGATGATGATTCGTTCAGTTCGACATCGACAGAACGCTACACCTCGAACAATTATGGCTCGTAATCATACGACAGCATTAAAGAGGAGAATAGGTCATTGGCCTAGCCATCAACTACGAACATATCTATCACATCAGGATTCGAGGTTCTGCCGGTTATCAGCTAAATGATCAAAGAAGCACGTCCAGCGGCAGCGCGGCAACACACATGCAATGCAATGCAATGCAAAGCAAAGCAGTTTGAAGCATTGATCAGGGGGGCAAATCAAGAGCCATACAGACGCAGAAGGAGAATAAGGATTACCAGTGCCGCCATCACCGACAATGACGAGCTTGAAGCTCGGGTAACTAACAGTCTGCTGGCCCGGCAGCGCCTGCGAACGGAAAGGAATCAATACGAGAGAGAATCAATCAAACTGAAGAACATAGAGTAGACCGAAAGAGCGAGCATCAAGAGAGAGCCAGGCAATCGATGTAAAAAAACTGCTGAGACGAGACGAAGGACAAGAAGCCGCACTCACCATTGATTGACGAAGTCGGGTgggagcgagagagagagaggagtagCGTCTGAGGAATCTGGCGTCAGGAGGGACTGAAGTCGAGAGGGACTGAAGGAAGTGAAATcaagggaagaagaagaagggagggagggagagcgAGGGAGAGGGTTTGTTGGTTTATATAAGGAAGGCATAGtcagagagagggagggacaGTTAGCGTGAGACTGAGGTTACCGATCGAGTAAGTAGCGTCTATTTTACGTGTGGCGTAAGATTGAATCAATATCTGCTACTATTTATAAGCCGAAGAAGCCCTTCACCGACATCCTCTTTGATCTCCAATCCTTGGCGTTGCCGTCTTGCCAATCGAGAGAACCGTAGGCATTGCTAAGATCGGGAGCCCGTGACGCCGATGGTGGATTCGCCATGCCCATGTCGAAGGAGAGGCTTCTTCCTCCCCGTCAGAAAAAAAGGGGGCCGGCCCAGCCtgcttttaaaaatattattactttataatttagttcattattattatatcttGACAGAGCaagaactatatatatatatatatatatatattttgcttcATCAACATAAAGCGAGAGCAGCTTTTGTTCTGTTCTGTGATAAGCTGTCATGCTTACttgcaattttcatttttgagtGAGATAGAGTGAAGGGTCAGTCAATTTTGGGGGGTGTCTATAGTGCTGCCGATGGGTTAAGGGTCCATTTCAATTAAgcattttcataaaaatcaTAAGAAACAACTGATttcttttgactttgtattGAAGAAGTATGTATGTAAATAGCTTTGAGTCATTGTCAGAGGACTGAGGAGTGACatgtaagaaaaaaaaaaaaaaaccgttgCTGAGGTTACCTTTGCCTTGACCCCCAATTCAAAGGCCCTTTTGTCCTTATCTTTTCTCAGCAGTAATATGTATCGGAGACAGCTCCATGGGATGTGATGGGATGGGTTATGACGAAGAAAGACACCATGCTAATTGCATGTGCTTCCATTAGGCAATTGCATCCGACGATAGTTCTGCTTCTCCAGGGATGATGTTCATAGGCAAGGCAGAGACCATCGTCAAATACGGGTGTTATGTGCAGGACCGTTGTTAGCATGGCTCGTATAGGAACAAATAGCCATATCACTCTTTGACTTATATATCAAGACAAAGAGGCCCATGAATCAAGAGATTATACTCAAGTCTGCCCAAACTTATTAGTGCCTCAGACTGAGAGAAGATATGCACAGTCGCTGCATTCCTGATTTCCAAATCAACCAGTCCGATTGGCAGGTACTCCTGAATAGAGCATGGAACTTACGATAATTTTAACGTACTTTTGTTAAAAGTCATCAACTTCGCCATTGGTTTGTCGCATGCCAAGGATCCCCTCCCAAACAACCTCCcaacatgtcgggaaacacaaCCACGCTGATAGATAGCCCCCTTGATCTGAAATTCTTCCATTTACGGCTCTCACTGGAAGGGCTGAAACCACTACAGTAGGCTTCCACCCCACACTAAGTTCGGGCTCCCAGCCCAACCTCAGCAGCCACCAGAAGGGACAAGACAACCCGCCATCCCCACATAGACTACCATGGGAATCAGCTCAGGGATGCTCCTTTTCTCAACCAACCATCCGTAGACTGATCAACTAGGCAGTCTGGCACGTCATCCGATGTCTTCAACCCACCGTCCCAATAGCCTCGTAGGTTTTAATAAATGCTTAGGTGTTTGTTCATCGACAAAGGAATAAGTTTAAGCCCCATGGAATTCTACAGCTGTGAGAATTCTTATCCAGAAACGGCCAAGATAATAGCACCCCTACTTTGCCGTGTTTGAAATCTCAAGGGGAATGCCGCAACTTCCTCGCAGTCACAAAGCAACTGAACAGGATTCAACATTAATATCCACCTAAAAGCATCAACGAGTTCTAAAGCTCCGCTCCAAGTTCCCCAAGGGCAAGGCAGCAAACACCACCATACGTTTAAAGGGCATATTCAACTGCCTATTCAATTTTAACCGTTAAGAGGCAAAGCAGAAGCGACCTGAACTTACACTCAGAATAAAGTAGAGATACCACTCAAAAGGATTCAACTCCAAGTACCACCGAAGCCACCATCGGGCTTGAAAGAGCTCGAAGACACGAAACCCAACTTATCCGAACAAACAGAAAACCAAAAGGACGATGGGTAAAGAAAAAACCTAACTAATACAATCAATCCATCATTGGTACTTTAATTaatcacacccacaccacctgTCATCAGATAATCTTaaagaaacaataaaatccATTACGACAATGTGGGGGTATGTAAAATTTGATAGCAAGGGACTTTTAAGGTAGTAACCCCTCTAGCTGAGCACAATTTTACTCGAATGCATCATCGTCGTCATCAGGAAGAGGCTGACTAGCGGCAGCAGCAAGCTCTGCCTCATGCCTGCAGGAAGTAATGCATGATATGAGCCCACGAAAATAAGGTAACACGATATGAAGATTACAATCAGATGCGAATTCAAGGGTCTtagttaataatatatactgcACGTAACAAACAACTGGTAGTATACCATTCATGCATATATCTTCACTAtaaactaaattttttttacgttGCCTACGCATGCCAGGTACTAGGAAAGGACAAGCATGTCTGCAGGTGCTTAGTCGAGTAATGGATatgtacatcaaattgaaagaGAAGTGAGTAACATATGCAAATTGAAAGAGAAGCAACACATGCAAATAAGATTCTTACTGTTGCTGAGCAACCAAGTCAATATGTACTTCAGGAGGAACAAGAGCAATAGCCTCCACAAAGTGAAGGTTAGGGTCCCTGCAAATTACCAAAAGCAACCATGAATTGATCCTATTAAGCAAAATTAACGGCATGAAACAAACCCACCACCATCAGGGAAAATTCTAATTACCCTGCAAGTTTCCTAGCAAGATACAGGAAAGGCTTCTCAAAGTTGTAGTTGCTCTTGGCAGAAATTTCATAGTACTGCAGGTTCTTCTTCCTGTGGAATGTCACCTGCTTGGCCTTAACCTGCCTGTTCTTCACATCGACCTTGTTCCCACAAAGGACAATCGGTATGTTCTCACACACCCTGGTATTTGCAGTAGTCAGAAAACATCCACCAGTAACAAACAACCAGGGAAATTACAAAATGGTATAGCAGCAATGCAACATCACAGACCTGCAGAGATCACGATGCCATGTAGGGACATTCTTGTAGGTCAACCTAGCAGTaacatcaaacatgatgaTTGCGCACTGCCCATGGATGCTGCAAAACAATACAAAGACATTCACAGTTAATATCTGATTCCAATCAAGAACTAATTTGAAAACATTTACAGCGCAAGCTTAAATCAACTAAACAAGGCATTCCAATACATTTGCATGGACAGGTTCAGCAAAATCGAATGCATTTAAcaattttcagtatatcattGCCAGGGACTTTCTACTTACTAGTAACCATCTCTGAGACCACCGAACTTCTCCTGTCCAGCAGTATCCCAGCAGTAGAACCTGATCTTCCCGCAGTTTGTGGAGAAGTCCAGTGGGTGAACCTCCACACCGATAGTAGCTGGAACAGATAAAGCAAAATTCACAATCAATTCAGCAACATAAAAACCCAACAAATGTACAGGGGAAACTAATCAGTCAGAAAGTACTCACGCTCATATTTCTTCTCAAACTCGCCAGTGAGATGCCTCTTCACAAAAGTGGTTTTACCTGCGAAACCATAATCACAAAACTCAGCCACAACACATTACTAACAGCCAGCTGAAACAGCTTAATTCCAGAAGACAGTGAGATAAATCTACACTAATCACATACAGCTGTAAGCGCTAAGAGCGCTGATTGAATACTGTGTCTCATAatcataggacgcattgccaAAGAAAATAGTCATTAGGCATTATCTAATCTACTTGTTTACAAACACATCGAGTAAATGTCATGCATAGATAATCATGCTAGACAACAACCTACGAGCTTCCAGTCTGGTCATGCTAGAAATGATTCAACAGAGAAACAACATCTCACTCCAAGAACCACGTCCTGCTCGACACATACAGCTGCAAAGTGCTCGGACAACGCTGATGAGAAAAATGAAGAGTAAAAAGAGAGTAAATTTACCAGTGCCTCCATCACCGACGATGACGAGCTTGAAGCTCGGGTAATCGACAGTCTGCTGGCCCGCCAGCGCCTGCAAACGGAATCAACGCAAATACAATCAAGATCGAGCTCGAACTAAAACCCTAGACTCAAGGAGCGCGCATCAAGAGCCACGCCACCGATCTGAACAAGCCGAGGCGAGGGAGAAGAAGCCGCACTCACCATTGATGATCGACGGAGTTTTGAGGggaacgagagagagaggatgagCGTCAGATGAATCAATCGTCCGTAGAAGAGATAGGCTGAGGCGAGGGGACTGGTAGCGGAGAAGAAGCGAGGAAGAGTAGTCGGCTCCCGCTGGGGTTTATATGTAAGGCGGAGAGACAAGAGACCCTAATTCTTCACGCTTAAGCCTGACGCAACAATCTGGACCGTTGGATTCGATTAACTTTTTTCAACATCAGCAGTTGACTGCGTTTTCTTTACCCTTCTTTTCATTTAAATCTGTTTTTTCTGctttttgaaattcgaaatttcagatttttttttccaattacgtgtcttatttccttttttgtctTCCTTCGAGaaatttccttaaaaaaattcCTTAGAGCGGTCTGATCTTATCATAACCTTATATAACAAGGCCTAAATGTAGCAGATCAACTTTGGTGGGCTTGGGCCCTTTTAACAAGGATGGACTAGAGAAACTTTAGTTGGGCCATGGCAAGATTTCGAAGATGGGGCCCAACCGATCCATGATTAGCCCAAAATCAAAAACTTAATTAGTAACCTACCAAGATCAAGCTTATAGGAAAACTTGTCACTATCGAGACATTCAACATTGCCCTTGAAATTCTATACGGACATAAGACTATTCTCAGAAACCCCTGATCAGGCCTAAACAACACATTGTAGCGCATTTAGCATTCTCCGTGGGTACCGGCGACTTCAGTGGAGGGGTCGAGGTCACTGATTGGCGGTCCCGACCCCTTCATTtcctttcgattttttttataggattaaataaaataaaatgaaaagttgagtaTATGaatagtaaaagaaaaatatttagaaccaaaatggTTAAAAGGTTAAAGgttgaggactgaaaatgaaaaaaaaaattacgtcATAACTCCCTATATCTAACGAAACAAATCGCAGGAAACTAATtattccaaataaaaaaaggagtaattgcactggtggtccaaaaaaattcactaatatatcaagttggtccaaaaagttttttttgctatttgatggtacaaaatgtttcaaaagtgtaacatgatagtacaaaccgttatctcaccATTGACACCGTCAAACGAAGCTGATGTTGCCGAAACGTGGCTCTGATATGTTTTTAAGAGTTAGtggaacgttacatgatggttcaaactcttttgaaattatcacttgatggtccaaaatgttttacagatgtaacataatggcacaaaatatttctttaattaacttaaaggtcCACCCATGTCAATGGCTAGATGAcgacgtcaatggcgagataacggtttgtactatcatgttacaactttgaaacattttgtaccatcaagtagcaaaaaaaattttttggaccaacttaatacattagtgaaactttttggaccaatttgatacattagtgaaaatttttaaactaTCAATgtaattatttcaataaaaaaatataatgcgATTTGTTTCGATTCAAAATCACAAgagtttttgtctttttcattttatttgaaGTGGATTTAGTTTTGGAAAAAGAGGAGAAGTAAAAGAAATTCAGCAAAACCGCCATTTGGCGCCCCAGGTATTGAATAGACCAACGCAATTCGCAAGCCGAAGGTGAGAGGTTCCCCAATTTCTCTGTCGCCCCTCTTTCTCTTCCCCCCAATTTTCGAGTCTCGTCGGAGCCGACAATGGCGTCGCAGCCCAGTCACTCCTCCGACAGGTAATCCGCCGGAGATGCCCGTACATTTGTCTCAGTTAGCTGCAATCGGAATTTAATGTCGATCGCAATCGTTATTCTTGCAGGGAGGCTGTTCTAAGGAAACAGAACAGAGGACCCCCGTTCAAGTATTTGGTCCCTCTGGTGTACGCCCCCGTTCTTCCTCTCAGTAAGTGCTCCGAACAATCGTCCCTCCTCTTATCGATTCGATCCAGCCTCTTCGCCCATGTCTCCCATGGTTTCCCGTCCAAAAGATGAATTTTTGGTATCCGTCCTAAAAGGTGAATTATTTGTGTTAAATTGTTGATTTTGCAGTCAGGATTGGGCTGCGTAAGAATCCGGTGGTGAGGGACAGACTGTTCACTCTTGTACTAGCTGGGGCGTTCGCTCATGGGTTCTTCTTGGtgtatccttttctttttcaatgttCTTGTTGCGATGTTTCTTGATATCTTGTTCTGTTACATCAGCTTCTAAATGGCCTGTAGTCAATCTTCCGGTTTGGTTTTTTTTGGGAGTTGTGGTGGGGGTAGACCCTGGGTTCGGGATCCCATAGTGAGCTGAAGCCAAAATGGGCTAATAATGGAGGTCGGTTTGAGATCAGAGAACTTTAtgggaaaattttgaaaatgaaattctTCAGGAAGGCAAGGGCATCTGAGCATTATCATTTGATGACTGAAGGTGCCTGTTACACATTAGTAAGCTGAAAGGGTGAATAATGGAGGTAAGGTTGAAATGGAACGTGTGAAATCATGGAATTTTATGGCAAAATTTTTGAAAGTAATGTGGGAAAACTTTTAGGAACTCAAGGGCACTTTAGAATGATCATTTGATGAATGAAAGTGTCTGTTACACGAGTAAACCACCTTCTTATATTGAGGGTGCATGCGTGATATCCATTTTCACTGGGGTTCCTGCTGGGATATCAGTTGAACTGTTCTTGGCATATCTACAAATGTTTGTTGAGCAAATGGTTGACAAGAACGGTGAATTGAAAATGTAAAACATGGAGAAACGATGTCAAACAATGTTCTCATTTGAGAGTGAGGTGTTT from Punica granatum isolate Tunisia-2019 chromosome 3, ASM765513v2, whole genome shotgun sequence includes:
- the LOC116201978 gene encoding GTP-binding nuclear protein Ran1B, which codes for MALAGQQTVDYPSFKLVIVGDGGTGKTTFVKRHLTGEFEKKYEPTIGVEVHPLDFSTNCGKIRFYCWDTAGQEKFGGLRDGYYIHGQCAIIMFDVTARLTYKNVPTWHRDLCRVCENIPIVLCGNKVDVKNRQVKAKQVTFHRKKNLQYYEISAKSNYNFEKPFLYLARKLAGDPNLHFVEAIALVPPEVHIDLVAQQQHEAELAAAASQPLPDDDDDAFE
- the LOC116201977 gene encoding uncharacterized protein LOC116201977 codes for the protein MASQPSHSSDREAVLRKQNRGPPFKYLVPLVYAPVLPLIRIGLRKNPVVRDRLFTLVLAGAFAHGFFLVTDLYDVESK